The Plasmodium chabaudi chabaudi strain AS genome assembly, chromosome: 14 genome contains the following window.
cctttttatttattgtatattttttaatgcttTTAGAAAATAACCCATTAAACATCGCTTCATATGcattatatgatatatgaaaaaattaatcgaataataatagcggccataatataaataacattAATCGTTTTTTTGGAAATGTGATAGTATCTCACCTATACTATGCATacacatataaattatgagAATAGAGAATACgaaattatacatataactTAGAATAagataaatttgtatatgtgGCATTGCTAATATTAGTCCTTAGACAATACAAATGATAGTAGAtctttgtatataaaataagaaCACGTGTGTAATTAAAGTTtgtttatcatttaatgtatactatatttatttttcttatatataagaGTAGTATATACTCTTTAAATGCTATATACAACATTAAGAGATATACATtcatatgaattttttaatattttaaaatatatgttaagAAAAATGGCATTTGTACGGTGAATAATGCTGCtatcaatattatatcatatacaggaaataaaaaaaaacatgaaaaCATCTATTTCCTTCTGAGCAATgaacaaatttattttaaatttggtaaatcatatataaataatatatgtatatgtctATAGCAATTTTTCACAGCACGCCATAATCTATAATGTTATtatgcaaaaataaatatgcatatataaatctataaccatataatatagaatatttgtattttccaTTACCAGTTAATAAATACAGATCAACAATCATATACAAAAGTAGAGTTAAGTAACAAAACCATAACATGACATTAGTCAATAGACgcttataataatactatACATGCTGTGTGAAATCTGTTTCAGCTGATAACTATATAAtgttttatgtttatatgcTTTTATCTGATTTATTACTATATTTCGTTTATAGTTATCGTTAttgcacatatatatatatttattattttacttttattctattttggcaaaaaatattcaataaaaaatagttcgtttaaaataatcaagGTGATTACTACCAAGGAGCagaaaaattatgcatGCTTTTATAGCCCTTaagcattatattttatttctttttatacttaatatgaaattttatactttttttgagttttgcatatattaaaacataaatcATAAATAAACTGTTATGATAATTTCTCATATAAAGAAACATCTGATTATTTTCCAAATAAAATGCTAAGAACAACTAGAATACGGTGCCACAATATTTGAGAatttcaatattatatattatatgcattgtttattatttttattttttattcagcGATTccctttttcattttattatattttattatcattttgttgtatatataacatcttaatataattttataagatTTATTTTAGTGACTcggatatttttattataattattctttatttttatcttattATACTGAGATagtttcatatatatagttataatataacattttttatgcatgttcgataaaaacaaaatatgtaacTGATTAATTACAAATTTGCTTCATTTAGTccttaatatttattgatgcaaaattttgttattaccgaactgtttttattataactaatatctttaatatggcttatttttttatggcGAATTATTACATCAAATAATTagtatactatttttattattataaaatcgTTGTTCTGATAAAttcgtttttattttttatgatataccatttaatttttcacttatagtttcctttttttttcgcattttttacatgttatattttaagaaagtgtcttttatttttttaacttaaaGTTTAcattcaaaattatatttgcaaaaaaaaaaatattattgtgACTTTCCATTTCATTGGCGAATATAAAGatgtatatacaataatgttaagggaaaataataacaaaatattaatttccCTAAAagacataataaaatatatagacaaattttgtattacGCATCCTTCTTTTGTGaagtatacatattttccatttatcTATCTACTTGCCAAGATGctcatatattaataagcATCTCAAATATTAACCTATTtcagttatatatataataattttttttaactaaaAGCTTAGTAAAGCAGACAAAATTAGAGATATGGATAgaattaaagaaaataataatgataacaCTAAtacttcaaaaaataaagattttaacataaaaaatgctgAAAGCatgaatattaaaaatctaaaaaatagttttattGAATTTCAATATGATAAAGTTGTGAATAACATATTAGGCTTATTTAAGAAACTATCTAAGCAAAGGCTTGTGTCGACATCCTCTGCTTTACGTGATGATATGGACAAACAGATTTTAAACTCACGACTATTCTTAGATTTATATGAAGATCgagaaatattattaaataaaatattaaaaaaaataaatatcctCAACTTGGTatattttcgttttttaaaagaaacaGATATTGATGATATTCTTAATTTGCATAAAGAATTATTTCCTGTAAAATATCATGccgatttttattttagtaTATGTAACTTTGACGACAATAGAATAGTCGACGATGATGTTATCAAAATTACTGAAAAAATATCCAAGGCATTTGGAACCACCtcagataataaaaaatatgcccAATACTGTGATACTTATAAGGAAAAAGATGATTCTATATTAAAGAATAAAGCAAGCACaaatgatgatgatgatgaatATACTAAAAGTGATAATGAACAAGACGATGAAAAAGAATTGCGTGAAAACAAATCTAATTCCCACAAAGATACAGgaactataaaaaattattcaaatataaactctaatgaaaaaaaaataatacataaaaaatggagaGAAGAtgaaattttttcaataggAGCTTTCATAccttattcatttattgattatattaacaatgATTCTATAACAGatttagtaaaaaataaaactttagaaaaattaactgaaaaagaaattttaCTTGATtatattcaatttttaGAAAAGTGTGATACACCTAATGAAAACGGTGATATAAATAGAAAGTCAccgaataaaaaaacaaatccCTTTAATGATAGTGATTCGGATGGAAGCAACAACGAcaatgatataaatgatgTAACCCCTACTTCTCAGaaaattaatgataattgtaaaaaggaaaataataatttaaaaaataatcatgcctttttaaattcacATAATGAGCCAAATAGGAAAGAAAATGGTGCGAACTCTTCAACATTAAGCGAAGAATGTAGTAATACTAATAAAGAGTCTAATAAATGTTTGCAAAATAACACCAcaaaaattacaaataataGCAGTATccaagatatatataaccatttggaaaagaaaaatttaaggtatgaagaaataaatggaATATCAGATCATCGTAATGATGATGTAAAATTGActaatggaaaaaaatactatgACAAAGAAACGTTAAACTCTTTTAATTGTAATGGGAATAATACAAGTTATAAAAGAgagagaaaaaattatttaattggaAGCATATCCTgcttaataaattatggagattttaatgatgatgatgataaagattatattaatatatataatcattttacagaaaattatattaataataaaaacgaGAAAAGCtatataaatcaaatatGTGAAGCTTCCATGAACTTTTTAGAAAATTCCTTAGAAAGAAACAAACTTAATGGGGtggataaatatatgaacatgattaataaaaacaatgaCAATGATATTAGTGATGATGATAATGtaaatgatttaaaaaattctgaCGATAATTTATTCACAATagttggaaaaaaaaaatcgaaaaaaaaaaaaaagaagaaaaataacGTATTAAAAGATCTAACgattttgaaaatgaaaggtgtaaataaaaatcctcaatttgaaaaaaaattatatgaagaaatttatatgaataaaaatattaatgaaataacaaaaaaatacttaACAGGAAAtatcaataatatatatattttaactGTTGGAATAAGTGAATATTTTAGGGGATTAAATTTAGCTTCTTATCTTATTGAATATACtatctattatttttatttcatcatatacagaatatttttatataataacaagCTATATTGTTATGTAGACAAtgatgttttttataatttatcaaataaaattgccAAAGacgaaaattataatgagGGAATATTATATGACAATCCCACTGACAATTTGCCATcggttataaaaattgaagagaaaaaaaaaaaaaaaaagaatgatgaaaataattatcatgATCAAACATGTAATAGTCAAACCTGTGAAGAATCAGGCAAAAGTTATATTCACACATCCTCAACGAAAGAAAAATTCGAAAATAACGAGCAGAAGCATAGtggaaaattaataaatgaagaaaaaagagAAGATCTAAACATCAGAACAGAGGAGTATACTCCTTGCAATGGCAAAGATCCATTGGctgatgataataattttggtAATATTTGCAATGGTGCATATCCTAAAAATTATAGCCTATGTAATAGCATAATAAGAGATCTTTATAAAAGGATTGtaataaatgattatttGGATGatctttataatataattcatgataaaaattttaaaaatatgaaatataaagaaaatgaaaatatatctacTACCAATTTTTGTAAACAATCCCTAAAAGAAAACAATATTGTAGCTTGCTCTAATATAACTGACGAAGTTttcgatatattttttaatgaattacctgcttataatttaaaaaaaaataataaaattttaataaaacgTTATAATACCACAAACATACATGATGATGGcgaaaataaatcaatgcctctgtatatttatttgcatGTTATAGATTATAATAAAGCCgctattaatttatatagcAAGCTCAAATTTGATTATattgataaatatgataatttttatgttataaataaaattaatttttcctCGTATTTgtattcttattttttttaaatactaAAATATCGGAAAAGTTGTCCACATATATATCTGCTTATTTGTctgtatatattacattgcacataattatattttttatttttttatgttctTAATATTCAACATATttgcaaataaataacacaaaaaaacctaattaaatatttttaatattatcatagcccaattatgtattatatatacatatctTATTCTTATGACCTATTCATAAGAAGTAATTTaccatatgcatataataatataaactaGCGATTTATCGCATTATCTTTCTCCATAATCCGCAATGTGCTTTATTCAAcgtaaaaaaagaaaaaacgaaactaaaaggaaaatttaaaataaatagatgtttcattatatgtttacaaaaacaaaaaacattaaaaaaaagaaaaggtGTAAAAATGGACAACCAGAAGGATATTTTGTGTATATCCATTcacttaaaaaattgtatgaTTGAGAAAGAAACATAtacaaagaaaaaaaatatacataaaacaAAGTGCATGTGGGATGAAAACAAGCACACATACGTGAGCACactcatatatatatgtaatgtTCCTGCAACGGAACAGTAGAatcatttttgttattcaTAATATCTAAACATTTAGAAAATCCTGTATTTTCTAAGATAGAGTTAATATATTgcaatttttcattttcgtttttgcagtttttaaacatatcatgacaaattaatatttctttatatccttctttttttaaatggttAATTTTATcgttttcaaaatttttctGAGAAGCTTGTTTATAAGCTGGATATAATTTCCACGAATCTTTCcaatcaatatatattttgtaaaacggatcacatatatgtaaaatatatgggcCATATAcaaaagtaataaaattataatttaacattttcatatatttttttaatataaatatttctttttcaccttgcatacttttattaatattacatGAAATATTTCTCACTTTTTGAAGaaagtttttatattcaataggaaaaagacaatatatatttttaaaatcatGTCTAAGGTGCATatctattattttcaaatgaaaatacaaatcATCCTTATTATAATTGTTGTATTCTTTATCCCCATTtaagtttttattatatctaaTCAAGTGTGTATCGGTACAtgtgttatattttatttcttctatTTTCTCCTCTTTTGAAGTTATAAGTGAATTGTcgtttttcaaatttttatttttgttatatataccaTTATCATTGCTACTATGAGCACATAAAAAGGAATCCTCTTTATGCTCTGGGTTTGTAGCATCATCAAAATTAAGCACTTCGTggttattttctttatttgaataattgtaggcattaaaattatttactatattatttattagttCATCATCATTTGTAGAACAAGTATCGTCACTCAAATTTTTGTCTTGtagattttttttcttaaatgGAATGGtgatagttttttttttttttattaacataaatttatttaaatgtgTAAATgtttgaaatatatttttttgggaAATAAGCTTTTGCtgtaacatttttttaaataaagtaaCTAGATGAATGAGTTGATTAAAtgtagctatttt
Protein-coding sequences here:
- a CDS encoding asparagine-rich antigen, putative translates to MDRIKENNNDNTNTSKNKDFNIKNAESMNIKNLKNSFIEFQYDKVVNNILGLFKKLSKQRLVSTSSALRDDMDKQILNSRLFLDLYEDREILLNKILKKINILNLVYFRFLKETDIDDILNLHKELFPVKYHADFYFSICNFDDNRIVDDDVIKITEKISKAFGTTSDNKKYAQYCDTYKEKDDSILKNKASTNDDDDEYTKSDNEQDDEKELRENKSNSHKDTGTIKNYSNINSNEKKIIHKKWREDEIFSIGAFIPYSFIDYINNDSITDLVKNKTLEKLTEKEILLDYIQFLEKCDTPNENGDINRKSPNKKTNPFNDSDSDGSNNDNDINDVTPTSQKINDNCKKENNNLKNNHAFLNSHNEPNRKENGANSSTLSEECSNTNKESNKCLQNNTTKITNNSSIQDIYNHLEKKNLRYEEINGISDHRNDDVKLTNGKKYYDKETLNSFNCNGNNTSYKRERKNYLIGSISCLINYGDFNDDDDKDYINIYNHFTENYINNKNEKSYINQICEASMNFLENSLERNKLNGVDKYMNMINKNNDNDISDDDNVNDLKNSDDNLFTIVGKKKSKKKKKKKNNVLKDLTILKMKGVNKNPQFEKKLYEEIYMNKNINEITKKYLTGNINNIYILTVGISEYFRGLNLASYLIEYTIYYFYFIIYRIFLYNNKLYCYVDNDVFYNLSNKIAKDENYNEGILYDNPTDNLPSVIKIEEKKKKKKNDENNYHDQTCNSQTCEESGKSYIHTSSTKEKFENNEQKHSGKLINEEKREDLNIRTEEYTPCNGKDPLADDNNFGNICNGAYPKNYSLCNSIIRDLYKRIVINDYLDDLYNIIHDKNFKNMKYKENENISTTNFCKQSLKENNIVACSNITDEVFDIFFNELPAYNLKKNNKILIKRYNTTNIHDDGENKSMPLYIYLHVIDYNKAAINLYSKLKFDYIDKYDNFYVINKINFSSYLYSYFF